The proteins below are encoded in one region of Thermodesulfovibrio thiophilus DSM 17215:
- a CDS encoding ABC transporter ATP-binding protein encodes MLLQVQNLSIQYKNSTYIDNVNFHINTGEIFSIVGESGSGKTLTGLSIINLLPDYFLINGKLIFKNQNILTLSYNEIINIRGRQIACIFQDPMASLNPVLKIGYQVAEMFIYHNKLSKKEALEQTKQLLQKFKIAHTINSYPHELSGGMRQRVMIAMAVACEPDLIIADEPTTALDVTVQEEILDLLYLLVKKENRALILITHDINILGEYADRVMVMYAGRIMEMASVEEIFKNPLHPYTRALLDCVPGEKKKIEGIPGNVPDFKQLPQGCVFHPRCKYTGKDCINKSPSLYEVAPGHMVSCFLH; translated from the coding sequence GTGCTGTTACAGGTTCAAAACCTCAGTATTCAATATAAAAATTCAACCTATATAGATAATGTTAATTTTCATATTAATACAGGTGAGATTTTCTCTATTGTTGGAGAAAGTGGTAGTGGAAAAACACTCACAGGATTATCAATAATTAATCTATTGCCGGATTATTTCTTAATTAATGGCAAATTAATATTTAAAAATCAAAATATTTTAACTCTTTCTTATAATGAGATTATAAACATTCGAGGAAGACAGATTGCCTGTATATTTCAGGATCCAATGGCTTCATTAAATCCTGTTCTTAAGATAGGATATCAAGTTGCAGAAATGTTCATTTATCATAATAAATTATCAAAAAAAGAAGCATTGGAGCAAACAAAACAGTTATTGCAGAAGTTTAAAATAGCTCATACAATCAATAGCTATCCACACGAACTATCTGGTGGAATGAGGCAGAGAGTAATGATAGCAATGGCTGTAGCATGTGAACCAGACCTTATCATTGCTGATGAGCCTACAACCGCGCTTGATGTGACTGTACAGGAAGAAATCCTCGATCTTCTGTACTTGCTTGTAAAAAAAGAAAATAGAGCTTTAATTTTGATAACACACGATATAAATATCCTCGGTGAGTATGCAGACAGAGTTATGGTTATGTATGCAGGAAGAATTATGGAAATGGCTTCAGTGGAAGAAATTTTCAAAAATCCTTTGCATCCATATACCAGGGCTCTATTAGATTGTGTACCTGGGGAAAAAAAGAAGATAGAAGGTATCCCTGGAAATGTTCCTGATTTTAAACAGTTACCACAGGGATGTGTATTTCATCCAAGATGTAAATATACAGGGAAGGATTGCATAAATAAGTCTCCCTCCCTGTATGAAGTTGCACCTGGACACATGGTCAGCTGTTTTTTACATTGA
- a CDS encoding HU family DNA-binding protein → MKKSELVERVAQKVNILTKKQIEIIIDMIFDCMKDSLSKGEKIEIRGFANFKLKQRQERIARNPKTGEQINVPPQKAINFKMSKALKEALNK, encoded by the coding sequence ATGAAAAAGTCAGAATTAGTTGAACGAGTTGCTCAAAAAGTAAATATTTTAACAAAAAAACAAATTGAAATAATCATAGATATGATTTTTGATTGCATGAAAGATAGTTTATCAAAAGGTGAAAAGATTGAAATCAGAGGCTTTGCCAATTTTAAACTTAAACAAAGGCAGGAAAGAATTGCAAGAAATCCCAAAACAGGTGAGCAGATTAATGTTCCACCTCAAAAAGCAATAAATTTTAAAATGAGCAAAGCTCTGAAAGAAGCTTTAAACAAGTAG